A region of the Streptomyces sp. NBC_00442 genome:
GGCGAGCCGGCGCAGGGCGAGGACGTCGGCCTCGGTGAGCGCCTTGGCCTGCCCGATGTCGGCGAACCCCATGGCCCGCCAGAACCGGGACGCCAGCTCCATCGACACACCGGCGGTACGGGCCGCCTGGAACGGCGTGTAGCGCCGGTCCGCACCGAGGATGAGCTGTTCGAGACGGATCGCGAGCGGGTCGTCGGTGGGCTCGGCGGTGTGGTCGACGGCGTGGTGCGGCGTCGGGTACGCGGACGGCGCGGGTTCGGCGGGGGTACGTGAGCCGCCCTGGGCGGCGCCGGAGTCACCGCCGGTACCGCCATCGCCATCCGCACCGGACCGTGTCTCGTCGACGGTCACCGGCCGCCTCCTGCCCGTTGCCTGCGCACTGCCCTGCCGATCTGTCGCTGGATCGGGCTCCACGATACGGCAGGTGTGCCGTAGCTCACGTCGCGGGAGCGTGTCCTGGCCGGGCTTACGGCGCGTCCGGGCGCAGGTGGACGATGTCGCCCGCCGCCACCGGGCGCTGCACGCCCTCCTCGGTGGCCAGAACCAGGCGCCCGTCGCCGTCGACGGCCACCGCCTCACCCCGTACCGACTGCCCGCCGGGCAGCTCCGCCCGCACCGTGCGGCCCAGGGTCGCGCAGGCCGCCGCGTACGCCTCCTGGAGCCCGGACCCCGCGGGATCGCCCGAGGCCGCACGCCAGGTCCCGTACCACTGTTCGAGCGAGCGCAGCACGGCCCGCAGCAGGGTGTCGCGGTCCGTGGAGACGGCTCCGGCGAGCGCGAGGGAGCCGGCGCCGGGCACCGGGAGCTCGGCCGCGCGCAGCGTCACGTTGAGGCCGATGCCGATGACGACGCCGTCCGTGCCGGCCCGCTCGGCGAGGATGCCGCCGGCCTTGCGTTCCTCCCCGCCCACCGTGACGAGGAGGTCGTTTGGCCACTTCAGGGCGGTGTCGACGCCTGCCGCCCGCGCCAGCCCGGACGCCACCGCGACGCCGGTGAGCAGCGGCAGCCACCCCCACCGCTCCACCGGAACCGCCTCGCCGGGTTTCAGGAGCACGGAGAAGAAGAGCCCCGAGCGGGCCGGCGCCGACCAGCGCCGGTCGAGACGGCCGCGCCCCGCGGTCTGCTCCTCGGCGACCAGGACCGCCCCCTCGGCGTGCGCGTCCGCCTTCGCCGCGAGGTCGGAGTTGGTGGAGCCGGTCGCCGTGACCACGTCCAGGGACGTCCACAGCGCGTCGGGTCGCAGCAGGGCGCGGCGCAGCGCGGTGGCGTTGAGGGGCGGCCGGTCGAGGTCGGACCAGCGGCTGTCGGAAGCGTCCGGGGGTGTCATGCAGCCAGGTTAGGCGGCAAATGCAAGGCCCTCCGGGTGTGGCCAATGCCGCACTGCCGAACCGTATCGGCACCACTACCCTACGAGTCAGTAGCCACCATCCCCGTGACCAGGCAGGGAGCCGCATCCCGATGTCCGAGCCGGAAAACGCCCAGAGCGACGCCACCGTCGACATCCACACCACCGCCGGAAAGCTCGCGGATCTTCAGCGCCGCATCGACGAGGCGACCCACGCCGGCTCCGCGCGTGCGATCGAGAAGCAGCACGCCAAGGGGAAACTGACGGCCCGTGAACGGGTCGAACTCCTTCTGGACGAGGGCTCGTTCGTCGAGCTGGACGAATTCGCCCGGCACCGCTCGACCAACTTCGGCATCGAGAAGAACCGCCCGTACGGCGACGGCGTGGTGACCGGGTACGGAACGGTCGACGGCCGCCCGGTGTGCGTGTACTCGCAGGACTTCACCATTTTCGGCGGGTCGCTGGGCGAGGTGTACGGCGAGAAGATCGTGAAGGTCATGGACTTCGCGATGAAGACCGGCTGTCCGGTCATCGGCATCAACGACGGTGGCGGCGCCCGCATCCAGGAGGGCGTGGTCGCGCTCGGCCTGTTCGCCGAGATCTTCCGGCGCAATGTGCACGCCTCCGGTGTCGTGCCGCAGATCTCGCTGATCGTCGGCCCGTGCGCCGGCGGCGCGGTGTACTCCCCCGCGATCACCGACTTCACGGTGATGGTCGACCAGACCTCGCACATGTTCATCACCGGGCCCGACGTCATCAAGACGGTCACCGGCGAGGACGTCGGCTTCGAGGAGCTGGGCGGCGCCCGCACCCACAACACCACGTCGGGCGTGGCGCACCACATGGCGGGCGACGAGAAGGACGCGATCGAATACGTCAAGTCCCTTCTCTCCTACCTGCCGTCGAACAACCTGAGCGAGGCGCCGGCCTTCCCCGAGGAGGCCGACCTGGAGACCTCGGACGAGGACCGCGAGCTCGACACGCTCATCCCGGACTCCGCGAACCAGCCGTACGACATGCACACGGCGATCGAGCACGTCCTGGACGACGGTGAATTCCTGGAGACCCAGGCCCTGTTCGCGCCGAACATCATCACCGGCTTCGGCCGGGTGGAGGGCTTCCCGGTCGGCATCGTCGCCAACCAGCCCATGCAGTTCGCCGGTTGCCTCGACATCGACGCCTCCGAGAAGGCCGCGCGCTTCGTGCGCACCTGCGACGCCTTCAACGTGCCGGTCCTGACCTTCGTCGACGTCCCCGGCTTCCTCCCCGGCGTCGACCAGGAGTACGGCGGCATCATCCGGCGCGGCGCCAAGCTGATCTACGCCTACGCCGAGGCGACGGTCCCGCTGATCACCGTCATCACCCGCAAGGCGTTCGGCGGCGCGTACGACGTGATGGGCTCCAAGCACCTGGGCGCCGACCTCAACCTGGCCTGGCCGACGGCGCAGATCGCGGTGATGGGCGCGCAGGGCGCGGTCAACATCCTGCACCGCCGCACGATCGCGGCGGTCACGGACCCCGAGGAGGCGGAGTCGACCCGGGCGGAGCTGATCACGGCCTACGAGGACACGCTCCTCAACCCGTACATCGCGGCGGAACGGGGGTACGTGGACGCGGTGATCATGCCGTCGGAGACGCGGGCGCACATTGTGAAGGGCCTGCGGCAGCTGCGCACCAAGCGGGAGTCCCTGCCCCCCAAGAAGCACGGCAACATCCCCCTCTAACCGACCGTCGAGCCGAGTCAGGAGCCGCTGTGATCAAGGTAGTTCGGGGCAACCCGACCCCGGAGGAGCTGGCTGCCGCGCTCGCGGTCGTCCAGGCGCGGGCCGCGGCGACGGCCGCGGGCGCGGCCGGGGCGCCGCAGCCGCCCGAGGGCTGGTCCGACCCCGCCCGCATCGCGCGGCGCGCGCTGCCGAGGCCGGGGGCCCGGACCTGGGCCCGCACGTACTGGCCGGCGTAGCCCCACTCCCCCACCCCGGCCGGCCGCGGACACCCGCCCGCGAGCCGCCCGGGGCCACCCCACGCAGTTCCCCGCGCCCCCAACCCCGCTTTCGCCTGCGGACCGTGCTGGCGTTCCGCGCGGTTCCCCGCGCCCCTGAAACCCGCCTTCGGCTGCGGACCGTGCATGGTTGCTCGCGCAGTTCCCCGCGCCCCCAACCCCGCTTTCGCCTGCGGACCGTGCCCGCGTCCCGCGCAGTTCCCCGCGCCCCCAAAAAACCCGCCTTCGTGTGCGGACCGTGCCCGCGTCCCGCGCAGTTCCCCGCGCCCCTGTAGGGCACCCGGCGCCGGACGGCTCGCGCCCACCGCGGCGGAGCCGCGCAGTGTCACAGCCCCGCGCCCCTTAGCTGCTCGGTGCCGGGCGGCATGGGCATCCTCAGTCCGTCATGGGGGTCCCCCTGGCCCTTGAGGCCTTGGGGAGTTCGAGGACGAGCGCCCTTCAGGCGCGATACGGGGTCTGGGGCGGAGCCCCAGGGGCTCTTCACCCCCGGAGGGTTGCGGGAAGGGGCGGGGTGGGGCGGCTCCCGGGTTCTGGGGCGGAGCCCTGGGGAGTTCGATTGAGGGGGTAGCTGAGTACCCATACTCAGGCGCGGCTGCACGGCCCCGCCGCACTATCGGTTGCATGCTGTCGTCGGACCCGAAGAACGAACCCCCCAAGGAACTGCGCGACGCCCAGGCGATGATGCGCCGGGCGGGCCTCCTCCTCGCCCTCGCCATGGTCGTCGCGATGGTCGTGGTCGGCCTCCACTGAGGCACGGACCGAGCCCCGGCCAGAGGCACGGACCGAGCCCCGGGCGGGCCCCCGGACCGAGACCCGGACCGAGATCCGGCCTCCGCTCGGGCGCCGGCGCACGGCGCCTACGATGGCGCCCATGACTGCTCAGCGCCGCCTCGTCCTCGCCTCCCAATCCCCCGCCCGGCTCGGGCTGCTCCGGCAGGCCGGGTTCGCGCCCGAGGTGATCGTCAGCGGCGTCGACGAGGACGCCCTGACCGCACCGAGCCCCGCCGAACTCGCCCTCGTCCTCGCCGAGGCGAAGGCCGATGCCGTGGCGGCCCGCCCCGAGGCCGCCGGCGCCCTCGTCATCGGCTGCGACTCCGTACTCGAACTCGACGGCCGCGCCCTCGGCAAGCCCGCCGACCCCGAGGACGCGACGGCCCGCTGGCAGTCGATGCGCGGCCGGTCCGGCGTCCTCCAGACCGGCCACTGCGTGATCGACACGGCGACCGGTGAGCGCGCCGCGCGCACCGCGTCGACCGTCGTACGGTTCGGCGAGCCCACCGACGCGGAGATCGCGGCGTACGTGGCGAGCGGTGAACCCCTGTACGTGGCGGGCGCGTTCACGCTCGACGGCCGCTCGGCGCCGTTCGTCGACTCCATCGAGGGCGACCACGGCAACGTCATCGGGCTCTCGCTGCCGCTGCTGCGCAAGCTGCTCGCCCAGCTCGGCCTCTCCGTCACCGACCTCTGGGCGTAGGAGCGCAAGGGCGCGGGACGTCAGGCGGCGGCCGGGGCCCCGCCGGGGGCATCGCCCGGCTCCGGCTCCCGCTCCGGCCCCGGGCGCTCCTTCACGTACGCGAGGAGGACGAAGACGAGCAGCGCGAGCACGACCATCAGGGCGGCGAACGCCGACCAGCCGACCAGGCCCACCAGGAACGCGCCGAGCACCGCGTGCACCACCGCGCAGGCGATCACCGCGATGCGCGCGACCCGGCCGGGCGCCCGGTCGCGCACGGCCATGACCAGCAGCACGATCCCGCACACCACGAGGAAGACCCCGAAGAGCCCGCCCGCGATCCACGCGCCGGTGGAGATCGCCTTCGGATCAATGCCGGCGAGGGACATGTGCTGGCTCGCCGCGAACCTCCCCAGCAGCCAGTTGACGACCACGATGGCGCAGGCCTCGGCGAAGAGAACGAGCGCGGCCACGATGGCGATCAGTCGTCGCAGCACGGCACGACCCCCTGTTACCCCTAGTACGTATGTGGCGCGCACGCTACTAACCAGTAATGGTTCGTACAAGGGTCCGGGCAACAATGGCGGCGCTCCCGGGGCCGCCCACCCCGTCGCGCGGCCTTCCGGTCGCAAAGAATCATTCGGCCGTTCGTAGGGACCCCACAAAGAAACGCGGGGACCTGCTGGCGCCCGAGACAGAGACCTTGACCACACCCCACCGCTACTGTGCGGTACGGGAGCCCGGCGTACCGTGGTGCGACAAGGGATTTCGCGACTTGAGCGTGCCTCGAATCACACTCCGTGTGGGCAAGCTCACCATTGGGGACGGGTCGTAAGCCAGTGTGCGGCTTCCCTAAACTCAGCTTGTTTCAAGGAGGGAGCCATCGTGCGCAAGGTGCTCATCGCCAACCGAGGCGAAATTGCTGTCCGCGTTGCTCGGGCCTGCCGGGATGCCGGAATCGCGAGCGTAGCCGTCTACGCCGATCCGGACCGGGATGCACTGCATGTCCGGGCGGCGGACGAGGCATTCGCCCTGGGCGGTGACACCCCGGCGGCCAGCTATCTGGACATCGCCAAGGTGCTCGCGGCCGCGGCCGACTCGGGGGCGGACGCCGTCCACCCGGGTTACGGATTCCTCTCCGAGAACGCCGAGTTCGCCCAGGCGGTGCTCGACGCGGGTCTGACCTGGATCGGACCGCCCCCGCAGGCCATCCGTGACCTCGGCGACAAGGTGGCGGCCCGTCACATCGCCCAGCGCGCCGGCGCCCCGCTCGTCGCGGGCACCCCGGACCCGGTCTCGGGCTCGGACGAGGTGGTCGCGTTCGCCAAGGAACACGGCCTGCCCATCGCCATCAAGGCGGCCTTCGGCGGCGGCGGGCGCGGCCTGAAGGTCGCCCGCACCCTCGAAGAGGTGCCCGAGCTCTACGACTCGGCCGTCCGCGAGGCCGTCGCCGCCTTCGGCCGCGGCGAGTGCTTCGTCGAGCGCTACCTCGACAAGCCGCGCCACGTCGAGACCCAGTGCCTCGCCGACACCCACGGCAACGTGGTCGTCGTCTCCACCCGTGACTGCTCGCTCCAGCGCCGCCACCAGAAGCTGGTCGAGGAGGCCCCGGCGCCGTTCCTGACGGAGGCCCAGAACGCGGAGCTGTACGCCGCGTCCAAGGCGATCCTGAAGGAAGCCGGCTATGTCGGCGCGGGCACCGTCGAGTTCCTCGTCGGCGTCGACGGCACGATCTCCTTCCTGGAGGTCAACACCCGTCTCCAGGTCGAGCACCCGGTCACCGAAGAGGTCACCGGCATCGACCTGGTCCGCGAGATGTTCCGCATCGCGGACGGCGAGGCGCTCGGCTACGGCGACCCCGTCATGCGCGGCCACTCCTTCGAGTTCCGCATCAACGGCGAGGACCCGGGCCGCGGCTTCCTGCCCGCCCCCGGCACCGTCACGGTGTTCGCGCCGCCGTCCGGCCCCGGTGTCCGCCTCGACGCGGGCGTCGAGTCCGGCTCGGTCATCGGCCCCGCCTGGGACTCGCTGCTCGCCAAGCTGATCGTGACGGGCGCGACCCGTGAGCAGGCGCTCCAGCGTGCGGCGCGTGCGCTGGCGGAGTTCAACGTCGAGGGCATGGCCACGGCGATCCCCTTCCACCGCGCGGTCGTCGTCGACCCGGCGTTCACGTCCGACCCGTTCACCATCCACACCCGGTGGATCGAGACGGAGTTCGTCAACGAGATCCCGGCGTTCACGGCGACGGCCGACGCGGAGACGGACGAGGAGCCGGGCCGCGAGACGGTCGTCGTCGAGGTCGGCGGCAAGCGGCTCGAGGTCTCCCTGCCGTCCTCCCTCGGCATGACGCTGGCGCGGACCGCCGCGGCCGGTGGCGCCAAGCCCAAGCGCCGCGCCGCCAAGAAGGCCGGCTCGGCCGCCTCCGGCGACACCCTCGCCTCGCCCATGCAGGGCACGATCGTGAAGGTGGCGGTCGAGGAGGGGCAGGAGGTCAAGGAGGGCGACCTCATCGTCGTTCTTGAGGCCATGAAGATGGAGCAGCCGCTGAACGCGCACCGTGCGGGGACGGTCAAGAGCCTCGCGGCGGAGGTCGGCGCGTCCGTCTCCTCCGGCGCGGCGATCTGCGAGATCAAGGACTGACCTCCGGTCGTACCCAGGAGCCCCGGCCGCCGTGCGGCCGGGGCTCCTGTGCGTCGTGGGCCCGCGGCGCCGCGGGAAGCCCCGAGGGCGTCCCTCAACAGCCCCTCCTCGTAACGGCGTTGGCCCGGTGTGCGGGGCGCCGGATGCCCGAGCCCGGCGCCCCGCACACCGATCGGGCCCGCTCCGTGTCCGCGCGGTGATCGTTTTCGGCCATCGTGAGTCGACAGCTATCCCGGCGGGGACGGTACCCATGCCGCCGATCCGGACATGCCCGGTATCCGACGACGTACGGATCTTCGCGCGTGCTGATCACCCCCGGCACGATGTACCTCCTCGACGGACACGAGAAGCACACCCTGCGCCCCCGGGTCGACTCGACGTTCGTCTGCGTCTTCAACCCGCCCGTCACCGGACGCGAGGACCACGACGCCGACGGTGTCTACCCCCTGCTCACCGAGGAGGCCACCGCATGACCACCGCGACCACCACCCGGGTCCGCCCCCACTTCCGCACCCCGCGGGTGGAGGACGCCCACACGCTCTGGCAGATGGTCGACGAGAGCGACGCCCTGGACAACAACAGCCCCTACTACTACGCGCTGTGGTGCCGGGACTTCGCCTCCACCTCCCTCGTGGCCACCGTCGAGGACGACGTCGTCGGCTTCCTGACCGGCTACTTCCGCCCGGAGGCACCCGACACCTATCTGGTCTGGCAGGAGGCCGCGATGCCCTGCCACGGCATCCCGTTCCTCGGCGTGAAGCTGTTCGAACAGGCCGCCGACCGCGCCGTGGCCCAGGGCGCCCGCTACATCGAGGCCACCGTCTCCGCCGACAACAAGGCCATCATCATGGTCCTGAAGAAGGTCGCGAAGCGGTACGTCGCCGAGGTGGAGACCCGGGTTCTCTTCTCCGGCGACCTCTTCCCGGACGAGCACCACGACGAGGTGCTGTACCGGATCGGGCCCCTCGTCCCGGACGCTGCCGGGGCGACCCCCGGCGGGGCGGGCCCCGCCCGGTGACGACGGCGCGCGCGTACCGCTCAGTCCGTTCCACGGAACGTGTTGCGGTACGCGCGCGGCGACACCCCCAGGCTCTCCCGGAAGTGCAGGCGCATCGCCGTGCCGGTGCCGAAGCCGGCTTCCGCGGCGATCCGGTCCACCGGTTCGTCGGTCCCTTCCAGCAGCCGCCGCGCGTGCTGCAGCCGCTGCTCGGCGAGCCAGCGCATCGGTGTCGTGCCGGTCTCCGATACGAAGCGCCTGCTCAGCGTCCGTACGCTGACCGCCGCCTTGCGGGCCAGATCGTCGAGGGTCAGCGGCTCCCCCAGGCGGGAGAGCGCGTAGGAACGGGCGGCGGCCGTCGCACTGGCCCCGGGCTCGGGCACCGGCCGCTCGATGTACTGGGCCTGCCCGCCTTCCCGGTGCGGCGGGACGACCGTGCGCCGCGCGACCGTGTTGGCGACCTCGGCGCCGTGGTCGGACCGGATCATGTGCAGGCACAGATCGATGCCGGCGGCGACGCCCGCGGAGGTGAGCACGCCGGGATCGACGTGCACCTCCGGGTACAGGGTCCGCAGTTCGTCGCACGACTTCCAGTGGGTCGTCGCCCGCCGGCCCGCCAGCAGCCCGGCCGCTGCCAGCACGAACGACCCCGTACAGATCGACGCGATCCGCGCCCCCGCCGGAACGCGTGCCAGTGCCCGGCGCACCGGTTCCGCCAACCGCCCCCGCTCCTGCGGCTCGTAGTCCTCCACGGCGGCCGGCACGAGCACGGTGTCGGCGGCCTCCAGGGCTTGCGGACCGAGGGCGACGTTCACGGTGAAGTCCGCGTCCGTGGTCAGTTCGCCGGGCTCCGTCGCGCAGGTCACCACCGAGTACAGCGGTCCGCCACTTGCGTCGAGCGCGGTCCCGAACAGCCGGTGGACGATGCCCAGTTCCATCGGCAGCAGCCCGGGACGGACCAGGGTGACCACGCGGTGCGGGCGCTTCTCCTCGCGCAGGCCTGTCATGGCCAGATGCTTTCACTTCGCGTCCAGCAGGCCAGTGGTCGGGGTCGATCTCTTCACGAAGGATGGAACACATGGGTAAAGCGACCACCGAAGACCTCCGGGAACGCCGTCAACAACTCATCGACGACCACTCCTCGCCGGCTCCCCGGCGCGGGCCGACGGGTCACCGCGCCTGGTGGGTGGCGGCCGCCGCGGCGCTCGCGATCGTGGTCGCCGGTTCCTTCTCGACGATGCCCGGCATCCTCCAGGACCCGCTCCAGCAGGACTTCCACTGGTCGCGCGGGAGCATCGGCGTCGCCTCGTCGCTGAACATGGTCCTCTACGGGCTCACCGCGCCGTTCGCCGCCGCGCTCATGGACCGCTTCGGCATCCGGCGGGTGGTCGTCGCGGCCCTGACCACCGTCGCGGCCGGCGCCCTGCTCACCACGGTGATGAACGCCTCCTGGCAGTTCACGCTCTTCTGGGGGCTGCTCGTCGGGATCGGCACCGGCTCCATGGCCATGGCCTTCGGCGCCACCGTCACCAACCGCTGGTTCACCACCCGGCGGGGCCTCGTCACCGGAATCCTCTCCTCGGGCAGCGTCTTCGGGCAGATGGTGTTCCTGCCCGCGCTGTCCTGGACCATCGACCACTACGACTGGCGTCCCGCCCTGGTCAGCCTCGCGCTCGCCGCCCTGGCAGTGGCGCCGCTGGTGTGGCTGATCCTGCGCGACCATCCCGCCGACATCGGTCAGAAGCCGTACGGCAGTGAGGAGTTCGTGCCCAAGCCGGCGCCGGTCACGGGCGCGGCCCGCCGCACCCTCGTCGTGCTCCGGGACTCCGTACGCACCGCGCCCTTCTGGCTTCTCGCGGGCGCCTTCGCGATCTGCGGCGCGACCACCAACGGGATCATGTGGACCCACTTCACCCCTGCCGCCCACGACCACGGCATGGCCGTCACGACGGCGTCGACGCTGCTCGCCGCGATCGGCGTCTTCAACGTGGTGGGCACGATCGCCTCGGGCTGGCTCACCGACCGCATGGACGCGCGGCGCCTGCTCGCGGCGGCCTTCACCCTGCGCGGTCTGCTCCTCGTGCTGCTGCCCCTGATGATGGCGGCGACCGTCAACCCGGCGATGATGGTCTTCGTGGTCGCCTTCGGCCTGCTGGACCTCGCCACGGTGCCGCCCGTCATCGCCCTGTGCCGCACTTTCTACGGCGAGGACAGCGCGATCGTCTTCGGCTGGGTGAACGCGGCGCACCAGGTGGGTGCGGCGCTGGCGGCGCTGCTCGGAGGTGTGGCGCGGGACGTGTTCGGCAGCTACGACCCGGTGTGGCTCGTGCTGGGGGCGGCGTGCGCGGGGGCGGCGCTGGTGTCCCTGCTCATCCGCAAGCCCCGCCCGGCGGAGCCCCGCCGGGCCGTGCCGGCCGGGGCATGACCGCCCCGGCCCCCTCGTACGGCACCCGGCTCCGCCGCGCCCACCGCGGCGGAGCCGGGGGCAGGGGTACGGCCCCCGCACCCCCGGCAGGGGGTGGCATGCTGGTGGCATGGATGGGAAAACGGGTACGGGGGCCCGCCCCCTGCGCGCCGATGCGCGACGCAATCACGACCGCCTCCTCACCACCGCCCGCACCGCCTTCGCGGAACACGGCACGGACACCTCCCTGGAGGACGTGGCCCGCCGGGCCGGCGTGGGCATCGGCACCCTGTACCGGCACTTCCCCACCCGGCACGCCCTGCTGAGCGCGGTCTTCCAGAGCGAGGTGGACGTACTGCTCGCGCGGTCACGGGAGTTGCTCCATGCCGAGCAGCCCTGCACCGCGCTCATCGAGTGGCTGCGCGAGATCATCACGCACGCCGGCCTGTACCGCGGACTGGCCCGCGCCCTCATGTCCGCGTCGGGCGACGCGAGTTCCGCGCTCGCGCGGTGCAGCGAGCCGATGCGGCAGGCGGGCGACGCCCTGCTCGTACGGGCCCGTGACGCCGGTTCCGTACGCGCCGACGTCACCATCGCCGACCTCATGCAGCTGACCAACGCCATCGCGCTCGCCGCCGAACAGACCCCGGACGACCCGGAGTTGGCCGACCGGCTGCTCGCCCTCACCTACCGGGGCCTCAAGGCCTAGCGCCGTCGCAGGTCCGCGACCCTCGCCCGCTCCGCGGGGCCCTGCGGCTCGCCCATCGCCGCCGCGCTGCGCAACTGCGGCCCCGTACCGGGCGCGTGGGTGCGGCGCTGGCCGGGGAGCGGCATGTCGCGGCGCGGGGGGCGGCCGGGCGCGGGCTCACCGGCCGGGGTGCCCGAGGCGCCCGCCACGGCGATCTGCACCCCCTGGTCGGCGAGCGCCTGCAACTCCGTGGCGGCCCGGTCGTCGTGACCCGGGGGCTCGTCGGTGACGAGGCGCGTGATCACGTCCGTCGGCACCGTCTGGAACATCGTGTCGGCGCCGAGCTTGGTGTGGTCGGCCAGGACCACGACCTCGGCCGCCGCCTGGACCAGGGCGCGGTCCACGCTCGCGGAGAGCATGTTGGAGGTGGACAGGCCGCGCTCGGCGGTCAGACCGCTTCCGGACAGGAAGGCGCGCGAGACCCGCAGGCCCTGGAGGGACTGCTCGGCTCCGCTGCCCACGAGGGCGTAGTTGGAGCCGCGCAGCGTGCCTCCGGTCATGACGACCTCGACGCGGTTGGCGTGGGCCAACGCCTGCGCCACCAGAAGGGAGTTGGTGACGACGGTCAGCCCGGGGATCCGCGCGAGCCGGCGGGCCAGCTCCTGCGTGGTCGTCCCAGCGCCGACCACGATGGCCTCGCCCTCTTCGACGAGGCCCGCGGCGAGGTCGGCGATGGCCGTCTTCTCCGCGGTGGCTAGATGGGATTTCTGCGGGAAGCCGGACTCGCGGGTGAACCCGCCCGGCAGTACCGCACCGCCGTGCCGGCGGTCGAGGAGTCCTTCGGCCTCCAGCGCCCGCACGTCCCGCC
Encoded here:
- a CDS encoding biotin--[acetyl-CoA-carboxylase] ligase, with product MTPPDASDSRWSDLDRPPLNATALRRALLRPDALWTSLDVVTATGSTNSDLAAKADAHAEGAVLVAEEQTAGRGRLDRRWSAPARSGLFFSVLLKPGEAVPVERWGWLPLLTGVAVASGLARAAGVDTALKWPNDLLVTVGGEERKAGGILAERAGTDGVVIGIGLNVTLRAAELPVPGAGSLALAGAVSTDRDTLLRAVLRSLEQWYGTWRAASGDPAGSGLQEAYAAACATLGRTVRAELPGGQSVRGEAVAVDGDGRLVLATEEGVQRPVAAGDIVHLRPDAP
- a CDS encoding acyl-CoA carboxylase subunit beta, coding for MSEPENAQSDATVDIHTTAGKLADLQRRIDEATHAGSARAIEKQHAKGKLTARERVELLLDEGSFVELDEFARHRSTNFGIEKNRPYGDGVVTGYGTVDGRPVCVYSQDFTIFGGSLGEVYGEKIVKVMDFAMKTGCPVIGINDGGGARIQEGVVALGLFAEIFRRNVHASGVVPQISLIVGPCAGGAVYSPAITDFTVMVDQTSHMFITGPDVIKTVTGEDVGFEELGGARTHNTTSGVAHHMAGDEKDAIEYVKSLLSYLPSNNLSEAPAFPEEADLETSDEDRELDTLIPDSANQPYDMHTAIEHVLDDGEFLETQALFAPNIITGFGRVEGFPVGIVANQPMQFAGCLDIDASEKAARFVRTCDAFNVPVLTFVDVPGFLPGVDQEYGGIIRRGAKLIYAYAEATVPLITVITRKAFGGAYDVMGSKHLGADLNLAWPTAQIAVMGAQGAVNILHRRTIAAVTDPEEAESTRAELITAYEDTLLNPYIAAERGYVDAVIMPSETRAHIVKGLRQLRTKRESLPPKKHGNIPL
- a CDS encoding acyl-CoA carboxylase epsilon subunit; the protein is MIKVVRGNPTPEELAAALAVVQARAAATAAGAAGAPQPPEGWSDPARIARRALPRPGARTWARTYWPA
- the mmpB gene encoding morphogenic membrane protein MmpB, whose amino-acid sequence is MLSSDPKNEPPKELRDAQAMMRRAGLLLALAMVVAMVVVGLH
- a CDS encoding Maf family protein, which gives rise to MAPMTAQRRLVLASQSPARLGLLRQAGFAPEVIVSGVDEDALTAPSPAELALVLAEAKADAVAARPEAAGALVIGCDSVLELDGRALGKPADPEDATARWQSMRGRSGVLQTGHCVIDTATGERAARTASTVVRFGEPTDAEIAAYVASGEPLYVAGAFTLDGRSAPFVDSIEGDHGNVIGLSLPLLRKLLAQLGLSVTDLWA
- a CDS encoding acetyl/propionyl/methylcrotonyl-CoA carboxylase subunit alpha, which gives rise to MRKVLIANRGEIAVRVARACRDAGIASVAVYADPDRDALHVRAADEAFALGGDTPAASYLDIAKVLAAAADSGADAVHPGYGFLSENAEFAQAVLDAGLTWIGPPPQAIRDLGDKVAARHIAQRAGAPLVAGTPDPVSGSDEVVAFAKEHGLPIAIKAAFGGGGRGLKVARTLEEVPELYDSAVREAVAAFGRGECFVERYLDKPRHVETQCLADTHGNVVVVSTRDCSLQRRHQKLVEEAPAPFLTEAQNAELYAASKAILKEAGYVGAGTVEFLVGVDGTISFLEVNTRLQVEHPVTEEVTGIDLVREMFRIADGEALGYGDPVMRGHSFEFRINGEDPGRGFLPAPGTVTVFAPPSGPGVRLDAGVESGSVIGPAWDSLLAKLIVTGATREQALQRAARALAEFNVEGMATAIPFHRAVVVDPAFTSDPFTIHTRWIETEFVNEIPAFTATADAETDEEPGRETVVVEVGGKRLEVSLPSSLGMTLARTAAAGGAKPKRRAAKKAGSAASGDTLASPMQGTIVKVAVEEGQEVKEGDLIVVLEAMKMEQPLNAHRAGTVKSLAAEVGASVSSGAAICEIKD
- the ectA gene encoding diaminobutyrate acetyltransferase encodes the protein MTTATTTRVRPHFRTPRVEDAHTLWQMVDESDALDNNSPYYYALWCRDFASTSLVATVEDDVVGFLTGYFRPEAPDTYLVWQEAAMPCHGIPFLGVKLFEQAADRAVAQGARYIEATVSADNKAIIMVLKKVAKRYVAEVETRVLFSGDLFPDEHHDEVLYRIGPLVPDAAGATPGGAGPAR
- a CDS encoding GlxA family transcriptional regulator — encoded protein: MTGLREEKRPHRVVTLVRPGLLPMELGIVHRLFGTALDASGGPLYSVVTCATEPGELTTDADFTVNVALGPQALEAADTVLVPAAVEDYEPQERGRLAEPVRRALARVPAGARIASICTGSFVLAAAGLLAGRRATTHWKSCDELRTLYPEVHVDPGVLTSAGVAAGIDLCLHMIRSDHGAEVANTVARRTVVPPHREGGQAQYIERPVPEPGASATAAARSYALSRLGEPLTLDDLARKAAVSVRTLSRRFVSETGTTPMRWLAEQRLQHARRLLEGTDEPVDRIAAEAGFGTGTAMRLHFRESLGVSPRAYRNTFRGTD
- a CDS encoding MFS transporter, whose translation is MGKATTEDLRERRQQLIDDHSSPAPRRGPTGHRAWWVAAAAALAIVVAGSFSTMPGILQDPLQQDFHWSRGSIGVASSLNMVLYGLTAPFAAALMDRFGIRRVVVAALTTVAAGALLTTVMNASWQFTLFWGLLVGIGTGSMAMAFGATVTNRWFTTRRGLVTGILSSGSVFGQMVFLPALSWTIDHYDWRPALVSLALAALAVAPLVWLILRDHPADIGQKPYGSEEFVPKPAPVTGAARRTLVVLRDSVRTAPFWLLAGAFAICGATTNGIMWTHFTPAAHDHGMAVTTASTLLAAIGVFNVVGTIASGWLTDRMDARRLLAAAFTLRGLLLVLLPLMMAATVNPAMMVFVVAFGLLDLATVPPVIALCRTFYGEDSAIVFGWVNAAHQVGAALAALLGGVARDVFGSYDPVWLVLGAACAGAALVSLLIRKPRPAEPRRAVPAGA
- a CDS encoding TetR/AcrR family transcriptional regulator; amino-acid sequence: MDGKTGTGARPLRADARRNHDRLLTTARTAFAEHGTDTSLEDVARRAGVGIGTLYRHFPTRHALLSAVFQSEVDVLLARSRELLHAEQPCTALIEWLREIITHAGLYRGLARALMSASGDASSALARCSEPMRQAGDALLVRARDAGSVRADVTIADLMQLTNAIALAAEQTPDDPELADRLLALTYRGLKA